In Coraliomargarita sinensis, the genomic stretch AGTTGGTGTGTATTATTCATGAGGAAGTCGAGCCACTCCTACGTGCGGTTAAGAAATTAAACAAGAGTGACGTGGTCTTATACGACCTGAGCCTGGAAGACCGCCTGTGGGCTTTTGAGCGCCTTTACACCAGTTGCCGCCGCACAAACCTCGTTGGCTTCGAGCAGTTGACGAAAGAGACTTCGGAAGGTGGGCAACACTGTATCGACGGGATGGGACATTATCTGCTGCTGCCCCAGAATCTTGACCGTGCCAAGGCGCGCATGCAGGAAGTCCTCAAGGGGGTGGCGCGGGCCGCAGCACCTAAGAAGCGCAAGCCCAAGTCCCGTAAAAAATCGAAGCCGCAGGCCGAAGCGAAGTCGCTGACCGATCCTTCGGTCAAAGAAAAACATGAAGCACGGCCGGAGACTTGCCTGACTACGGCGCGCTATCTTCAGGCGCAAAGTGTGGCCATGCAGACTTTTTTGACCGAGCTGGATGAAGCGGTAGCTGGTGCACAGGTGGTGCTTATCGACGGCGAGGACGGGGCGGAGTTCGAGATGGTGGCGCGTGAGCTCAATTACCACGCCAATGGTGACATCTACCCACTTCTTGTTATGGACCCCATGCATCTGGACTTTGATGAGCTGCGCGATTTTGAGAAAGCCGCCGCGGCCAAGGACGAGGTTCATAACTGCTATGTCGGCTTGAGTGCGGAGTTGAATCGCAGTTCGGCCAACGCTCTCTCCGAATGTTTGGATGATCTGCGCTCGCTCGAGAGTCCGCACCTGCGAATCGTTATCAGCCATGTGCTCGACTCGGAGACCTATTTTAGTGAAACGACCGGCCCGATGATGCGGAGTTTGCGTGAGCATGCCGCGACGCTCGAATTGCCTGCCTTGTCGGAACGTGCGGATGACATTCCGCTCATTGCACAAAGAATATTCAGTTCGCTGCGTATCGCACATCCTTTTTTACGCGCTCGGACGCTTTCGCGGGACGCGATTCAATATCTCCAGGCAGAGTGCCAGGAATTCGATTACTCGCGGATCGTGCGGGTCTTGCGCAATGCTATGGCCCTGGGCGAGAGTGAGATACTCACGGAGAAGGAGCTCAAGAATCTCGACGATGACAGCCCGACGACGCAGCACCTCATCGAGAGCCTGGCGGACGAAAAGTACTTTACTACGGAAAGTTCGGGTGTCGCCTAGCTCTCGACCTTGAAGTCGTCGACCGACCAAGTGGGTGCGCCGGCTTCGGTGGCCAGTTCGTTAAATGCATCGATTTCCGCCTTGGTGAAGAGGAGTCCGCCTGCCTTGACAACGCGCTCGGCCCAGCGGGCTTCGAGCTGTCCGGGGAGCAGGCAATTCTCATTGCCGTGGCCGAGAATGTCGTCGATCACCGCCTTGACATTGCCAGCCTGGTCGCGGCCCTTGGCGAAAGCGCCGCCGCTGATCGCATCCGGATGAATCACCTGAAAATAGAACGCAGGGGTGCGTTTCTCACCTTCCGGAATCTCGCGGCTGCGAAGTGTGGGGAGGCTGCCGCCTATGAAGGCCCCGACAATTTCATTGATGAGTGAGAGGCCGTAGCCCTTGTGGGCACCGAAAGTGGTCAGTGCGGCCACCTCGTTGGCATCGGTGGTCATATTGCCGTCCTTGTCCACCGCGGCGTTGGGGGGTAGTGGCGTGCCTTCGCGTAAAAACTGCTGTACCCGGCCCATGGCAATGACGGAGGTGGCCCAGTCGATCACGATCGGGAAGCCGACCGCATCAGTGGTAGGGAAGCCCCAGCTGTGAGGATTTGTTCCGAGTGTCGGGTATTTACCCATGAAGGGGACGACTTCTGCCAGCGCGGCAGTACAGTTGGTGTAGGCGATATAGCCGCGCTTGGCCGCTTCCATGACGTAGCCGCCGCCCCAGAGATAGTGGAAGGCATTGTCGACGGAGATTTGACCGATCCCGTATTTGTCGGCCAGGGCGATGCATTCGTCGATCGCTTCGTAGGCGGTGGCCTGCCCGAGTTTCTTGTTGGCATTCCAGACCTGGCTGGCTTCAAACCTGGAATCCAGCTTTTCGATTTGGGCGTCCGGTACGCAGCCATCTGCGGCACTGCCGAAGAGATGATCGAGGTGCAGCGCCTTGATCGCATTATGGGTGCGGATGCCGTGGTGGGCGGCGAAATCGGAAAAGCGCGCCGCTTGCGCCGCCTCCTCGGCATTGTATCCGCGGTGCTGATACGCAGCTTTAACGAGTTCGTTGTGTTGTTCGGCAGGGACGATGTAGAATGTTTCGGACATGGTTGGTGGGTGGTTCCGCCTTCGCCCTTTCGGGTCTACGGCGTGACTTGTGAGTCGTTGATTTGTGGGAGGTGCTCGGCGTCCTCTTGGGGCTTCCGCCTTCATAACGGTACGCCGGACAAGACGGTGTGACTTGGTGGTGGGTGGTTGAGTGAGAATGTTCCTACTCTTAATCTTGATCTTTATCTTAGTTTTTTCGTTGGGATTAAGATGAAGAGTATGATTATGATTAAGACTGAATCAGGGCTTCCGGCGGCGGCACGTCATTCACCTGGGCCAGCGGCTTTTGCCCTTTGAGAAGCAGAACCAGATTCTCCGTGGCCATGCCGGCCTGGCGCTGGACGCTTTCGTAGGTGCGGGAGCCCACGTGCGGGGTGATGATACAGTTTTTGGCTCCGAGCAGCGGATGATCGGCGGGAGGTGGTTCCTGGTCGAGCACGTCGGCGCCATAGCCGCCGAGCTTGCCGCTCTCCAGGGCGGCGGCGATGTCGCTGGTGTGGGTCAATTCGCCCCGGCCGCAATTGATCAGTGTGGCACCATCCTTCATGTTTTTGATGCTCGCCTCGCAGATCATGTCGCGGGTTTCTTCCGTCAGGTTGGTGTGGAGGGAAACAATGTCGCTCTCGCGGAGAAGTTGAGTGACACCGTCCATGCGCTCGACCTTGTGTTGCTCGGCGAAATCATTCGGCCAGTAGAGGTCGTAGCCGATGCATTTCATGCCAAAGGCATTGGCGCGGATGGCGACCTCGCGCCCGATACGGCCGAGGCCGATAATGCCGATGGTCTTCCCCATGATTTCGTGGCCGGTCATGCGCTTCCACTCTCCGGCAGCGGCGGCGTTGGCCTGCTCGATCAGGTTTTTGTTCAGCGCCAGGAGAAGAGTGAAAACATGCTCGGCCACCGTCGTATGATTTACGCCCGGGCAAAAGCTGACGGGGATTTGCTTCTCGGTGGCGTAAGCGACGTCGATCTTGTCCACGCCGATACCATATTTGGCGATTACCTTCAGCTTGGGCAGCGACTTGTCGATGACGGCTTGCGTGATCTCGTCGTCGCCGCAGAGAAAGGCGTCGAAATCGCCGGCGAGTTCCAGCATGCGCGATTCGGGTAGCGGGCCGCGCTCGCGGACGATCTCAGCACCGGTGCTATCGAGCAACTCGTGGTGCGGGCCGGGTGTGTCTTGATACGAGGTGGTGGTTAATAGAATTTTCATGAAAAATCAGTTCTTCAGTTTTCGGTTGGCCGGTAGTCGGTTTTTTATTTTGGAAAGCCGAAATAACGGTCGGCGTTTTCGTAGCAGATGCCGCTGACGAGATTGTCCAGGAGGGACTTATCGTCGGGGATGAGGCCGGCTTCGACGTCGGTGCCGATGATGTTACAGAGCAAGCGGCGGAAATACTCATGGCGCGGGTAGCTGAGGAAGCTGCGTGAATCCGTCAGCATGCCGACGAACTGACTGAGCAGGCCGACGCTGGAGAGTGTTTCGATCTGGGTGCGCATGCCGTCCAGCGTATCCACGTGCCACCAGCCGGAACCGAGCTGCATCTTGCCGGCAGTCTTCCCGTCCTGAAAGCTGCCCATGAGGGTGGCGAAGGGGTAGAGCATCGTCGGGTTGACGTGGTAGAAGATGCATTTGGGTAAGGCATCCTCGCTGGCGAGGCTATCCAGTAGTGCGATCGTTTTGCGGGCGATCGGTTCATCGAGCATGGAGTCGAAGCCGGCGTCAGGGCCGAGCTTTTTCGACAAGCGGGAGTTGTTGTTACGAATCGGTCCAATATGGAACTGCATCGTCCATCCTTTTTCCGCGTTCCAGCGGCCGACTTGCTGGAGAATGTACGTCATCCATTGCTCGGATTCGTCTGCACTGGGCGCGTCGCCGTTGCGCAGCTTCTTGAAGATCGCGGCTGCCTCCGAGTCGCTGCAGGGGAGGCAGGGGCAGCTTTCCAAACCGTGGTCGGTGAGGCGGCAGCCGTGTTCATGGAAAAAGTCATGCCGCTGTTTCAGCGCGTCGATTAAGTCCGCGGCAGAATCGAGCTTTTTTTCTGAGACGTCTCCGAGCTTATCCGTCCATGCATTCCATGCATCCAAATCCGTGGTGATCATGGCCTTGTCCGGTCGGTAAGTGGGGCACATTTTGGTGGGATGCCCACTCTTGGCAAAGGCGGCATGGTGCTCCAGCGAGTCAGCCGGATCATCCGTGGTGCCCACCACACGCACGTCGAACTGCTTCAAAATTTTCTGCGTCGTGAAGTCCGATTCGGCGAGCTTCGCATTGGTTAGCTCCCAGATTTCCTCGGCGGTGTCCGGACCAAGCACGAGATCACAATCAAAGCAGCGCTTCAGTTCGAGGTGCGTCCAGTGATGGAGAGGGTTACGCAAGGTCTGGGGAACGGTGCGGGCCCAGGCGAGGAATTTGTCTTTCGGCTCGGCATCGCCGGTCACGAGTTCTTCGGATTCGCCCGCGGCGCGCATCGCCCGCCATTTGTAGTGGTCGCCGCCCAGCCAGATGTCGGTGATGCTTTTGAACCCGACGTCGCCCGCGACCTCTTCCGGTGGCAGGTGACAGTGATAGTCGATGATCGGTTGTTCAGCCGCGACCTCGTGGTAGAGCCGCTGGGCCGTCTTGTTGGGAAGAAGAAAGTCGGAATGTAGATATTTCATAAATGAAATCAGTTATTCAGTTATCAGTTCGTCGGTTGCCAGTTTGCTAGTTTTCAGTTCTTAAAGTTAGCTTTCAGAAACAGGTCACTGGTAGACTGGTAACCGGTAAACGGCAAAGCTGTGCTTTGCTCAGATCGTCATCGAGGCATAGCCGCCGTCGACCACGAGTTCGGCACCGTTCATGAAACTGCTGGCATCGGAAGCGAGCAGGAGGGTGGCGCCAATGAGTTCATGCGCTTCGCCGAAGCGATTCGCCGGGGTATGGCCCATGATGCTGGCCACGCGCTCGGGTGTGAGCACCTTCTTATTCTGCTCGGCGGGAAAGAAGCCCGGGACGATGGTGTTAACCCGTACCTTCGACTCGGCCCACTCGCGGGCCAGATTCTTGGACAGGTTATGCACCGCCGCCTTGGTGGCGGAATAAGTGAATACCCGGGAGAGAGGGATGATGCCGCTCATGGAGCCGATGTTGATGATACTGCCACCTTCGCCCCGATCGACGAGGTATTTGCCAAAGACCTGCGCGGCAAAGAGTACAGCTTTCAAATTTGTGGCGATAATCCGGTCGAATTCCTCTTCCTCGATCTCAAAGACCGGTGTGGGGGAGTTGACGCCGGCTCCATTGATGAGGATGTCGACCTTGCCGGATTCTTTCAGCACTTTGTCGAGAAGTTCCTGATTGGAGGCCTTTGAGTTGATGTCGACTTTTTCGAAGTAGGCCTTGCCGCCGGCGTCTTCGATTTTCTTCAGGCGGGCAGCGGCTTTTTCCTCACTGCGGCCGACGAGCACGGTTTCGGCACCGGCTGCGGCGAGACCTTCGGCCATCGCACCACAGAGTTCGCCGGTGCCGCCGATAACGACGGCAACTTTGCCTTCAAGTGAGAATAAAGATTGGAGATATTCAGGAGGTGTCATGATTCCTAGAATAGCAGGTTTCGCCATTTCAATAAATAGATTGCTCCTGCATAAGTTTGCATTATTTCATTATTTCGTGACTGCTCTCAACAAAGCGCCCGGCCTGGACTTTGATTCGCTCCAGTTGGTGGATCGCCCGTGGTT encodes the following:
- a CDS encoding phosphoglycerate dehydrogenase; the encoded protein is MKILLTTTSYQDTPGPHHELLDSTGAEIVRERGPLPESRMLELAGDFDAFLCGDDEITQAVIDKSLPKLKVIAKYGIGVDKIDVAYATEKQIPVSFCPGVNHTTVAEHVFTLLLALNKNLIEQANAAAAGEWKRMTGHEIMGKTIGIIGLGRIGREVAIRANAFGMKCIGYDLYWPNDFAEQHKVERMDGVTQLLRESDIVSLHTNLTEETRDMICEASIKNMKDGATLINCGRGELTHTSDIAAALESGKLGGYGADVLDQEPPPADHPLLGAKNCIITPHVGSRTYESVQRQAGMATENLVLLLKGQKPLAQVNDVPPPEALIQS
- a CDS encoding Ldh family oxidoreductase, with translation MSETFYIVPAEQHNELVKAAYQHRGYNAEEAAQAARFSDFAAHHGIRTHNAIKALHLDHLFGSAADGCVPDAQIEKLDSRFEASQVWNANKKLGQATAYEAIDECIALADKYGIGQISVDNAFHYLWGGGYVMEAAKRGYIAYTNCTAALAEVVPFMGKYPTLGTNPHSWGFPTTDAVGFPIVIDWATSVIAMGRVQQFLREGTPLPPNAAVDKDGNMTTDANEVAALTTFGAHKGYGLSLINEIVGAFIGGSLPTLRSREIPEGEKRTPAFYFQVIHPDAISGGAFAKGRDQAGNVKAVIDDILGHGNENCLLPGQLEARWAERVVKAGGLLFTKAEIDAFNELATEAGAPTWSVDDFKVES
- the uxaC gene encoding glucuronate isomerase, producing the protein MKYLHSDFLLPNKTAQRLYHEVAAEQPIIDYHCHLPPEEVAGDVGFKSITDIWLGGDHYKWRAMRAAGESEELVTGDAEPKDKFLAWARTVPQTLRNPLHHWTHLELKRCFDCDLVLGPDTAEEIWELTNAKLAESDFTTQKILKQFDVRVVGTTDDPADSLEHHAAFAKSGHPTKMCPTYRPDKAMITTDLDAWNAWTDKLGDVSEKKLDSAADLIDALKQRHDFFHEHGCRLTDHGLESCPCLPCSDSEAAAIFKKLRNGDAPSADESEQWMTYILQQVGRWNAEKGWTMQFHIGPIRNNNSRLSKKLGPDAGFDSMLDEPIARKTIALLDSLASEDALPKCIFYHVNPTMLYPFATLMGSFQDGKTAGKMQLGSGWWHVDTLDGMRTQIETLSSVGLLSQFVGMLTDSRSFLSYPRHEYFRRLLCNIIGTDVEAGLIPDDKSLLDNLVSGICYENADRYFGFPK
- a CDS encoding SDR family oxidoreductase, translating into MTPPEYLQSLFSLEGKVAVVIGGTGELCGAMAEGLAAAGAETVLVGRSEEKAAARLKKIEDAGGKAYFEKVDINSKASNQELLDKVLKESGKVDILINGAGVNSPTPVFEIEEEEFDRIIATNLKAVLFAAQVFGKYLVDRGEGGSIINIGSMSGIIPLSRVFTYSATKAAVHNLSKNLAREWAESKVRVNTIVPGFFPAEQNKKVLTPERVASIMGHTPANRFGEAHELIGATLLLASDASSFMNGAELVVDGGYASMTI